Proteins encoded together in one Maricaulis maris window:
- a CDS encoding DUF3857 domain-containing transglutaminase family protein, with product MSSANLRTLTLMAALAASWIYFGLHWRVDHPAPNGNSPEDTAATSRPPLLTSLTAIGELPEEAVFTETPDFATTLTIPERGGERFEAEGGVRYWLYQVEHDDTGADARQYVRMVSEPVSTAGIDQAANITIVFNPAYERLEFHTLQVERDGLIEDRSDTTTIEFARRETRLERRMFDGRGTAIVRFSDIRLGDRVEYSYTITGQNPALPDHESREFRLGFGTPVEQVLVRSRWSAQDEPRYRLIGPEPTEALETGADGQAYVVTFGPVATPPFEGERGAPAWVRQAPVLQTSNFENWEAVSRWSAPFYAPEISDPVVEIADAIRADHDTPEAQLVAALRFVQDEIRYLAISFGAGGYVPASPSETLDRRYGDCKAKTVLLMAVLQALGIEAEAALVHTTQGYALMDTLPRSSAFNHVIVRAELAGTTYWLDGTRSEQGGQLATLAQPDFGWALPISRDGHAPVLMPTRDTTVPSMETHETLTVLDSSGAAQADIEIRARGRGADQMRAGIARAGRADMETRVLNGYQARFGVVATRSDLTVEDDRETNEIRLHMAIDIERAISEHEDGEREQLVGQVPLRSPGRGNVERDRVFPLSLGEPGRQIARVTLNLPDAFSDWEISPASRQLNVDGIEFSLTQARTGNQVTLGYDLHVDRRAVPTEQADAAKDASDQIGQLTRWSLVSP from the coding sequence GTGAGCTCAGCAAACCTGCGCACCTTGACCCTGATGGCTGCACTGGCTGCCTCCTGGATTTATTTTGGCCTGCACTGGCGCGTCGATCATCCGGCGCCGAACGGAAACAGTCCGGAAGATACTGCGGCGACCTCCCGACCGCCCCTGCTGACAAGCCTGACAGCGATCGGTGAGCTGCCGGAAGAAGCGGTCTTCACCGAGACCCCGGATTTCGCAACCACCCTGACGATTCCGGAACGGGGCGGTGAGCGGTTCGAAGCCGAGGGTGGGGTTCGCTACTGGCTCTACCAGGTCGAGCATGACGATACCGGCGCGGACGCTCGGCAATATGTTCGCATGGTTTCCGAACCCGTGAGCACGGCAGGCATCGACCAGGCTGCCAATATCACCATCGTCTTCAATCCCGCCTATGAGCGCCTGGAGTTTCACACCTTGCAGGTGGAACGCGACGGCCTGATCGAGGATCGCTCCGACACCACCACAATCGAATTCGCCCGTCGGGAAACCCGCCTTGAACGACGGATGTTTGATGGTCGCGGCACGGCGATCGTACGCTTCAGTGATATCCGTCTCGGCGACCGTGTCGAGTATTCCTACACCATCACGGGACAAAATCCGGCCCTGCCGGATCATGAAAGCCGCGAGTTTCGCCTTGGTTTTGGGACCCCGGTTGAACAAGTTCTCGTTCGCTCCCGCTGGTCTGCACAAGACGAGCCCCGATACCGGCTCATTGGCCCGGAACCCACCGAAGCGCTTGAGACCGGAGCAGACGGGCAGGCTTATGTCGTGACGTTTGGACCTGTCGCCACGCCGCCTTTTGAGGGCGAACGGGGCGCGCCGGCCTGGGTCCGGCAGGCGCCTGTCCTGCAAACTTCCAATTTCGAGAACTGGGAAGCGGTCTCGCGCTGGTCCGCCCCCTTCTATGCCCCCGAAATCTCTGACCCGGTTGTCGAGATCGCGGACGCCATCCGGGCGGACCATGACACGCCGGAAGCTCAGCTGGTCGCAGCGCTCCGGTTCGTGCAGGACGAGATTCGCTATCTCGCGATAAGCTTTGGCGCCGGCGGATATGTTCCGGCATCACCCTCTGAAACGCTCGACCGCCGCTATGGCGACTGCAAGGCCAAGACGGTGCTTTTGATGGCCGTGCTACAGGCCCTCGGGATCGAGGCAGAGGCCGCTCTAGTTCACACGACGCAGGGGTATGCACTCATGGATACACTGCCGCGATCGTCGGCTTTCAATCACGTCATCGTCCGTGCCGAGCTGGCAGGGACAACCTACTGGCTGGATGGCACACGGAGTGAGCAAGGCGGCCAGCTTGCGACATTGGCCCAACCGGATTTCGGCTGGGCCCTGCCAATCAGTCGGGACGGCCATGCGCCTGTCCTCATGCCGACCCGCGACACGACAGTCCCGAGCATGGAGACGCATGAAACGCTCACAGTGCTCGATAGCAGCGGAGCCGCCCAGGCTGACATCGAGATCCGGGCACGTGGCAGAGGCGCGGACCAGATGCGGGCCGGGATCGCCCGGGCCGGGCGCGCTGACATGGAGACACGGGTCCTGAACGGCTATCAGGCCCGGTTCGGTGTTGTCGCGACGCGATCGGACCTGACCGTCGAGGATGATCGCGAGACAAACGAAATCCGCCTGCACATGGCGATCGATATCGAGCGCGCGATCAGCGAGCACGAAGATGGGGAGCGTGAACAACTTGTCGGCCAGGTCCCGCTACGCAGCCCGGGGCGCGGGAATGTCGAACGGGACCGCGTGTTTCCGCTCAGCCTTGGAGAGCCCGGCCGCCAGATCGCGCGCGTCACCCTGAATCTTCCCGACGCCTTCTCTGACTGGGAAATCTCGCCAGCCTCGCGGCAGCTGAATGTCGACGGGATAGAGTTTTCTCTGACACAGGCGAGAACCGGTAACCAGGTCACTCTCGGCTACGATCTCCATGTGGACCGGCGGGCCGTACCGACAGAGCAGGCCGATGCGGCCAAAGACGCGTCGGACCAGATCGGACAACTCACACGCTGGTCCCTCGTCTCGCCCTGA
- a CDS encoding metallopeptidase family protein encodes MIADRLPPSLEDFETLAVSAYESLPAPMRRLCEGLEIFVADFADAETLAAVGLSDPFELTGVYIGVDLSQKSVYDPSPEPDRVILFRRPILDEWADHGAITLGELVTHVLVHEIGHHFGLSDEDMHRIEDEG; translated from the coding sequence ATGATCGCTGACCGATTGCCGCCGAGCTTGGAAGACTTCGAGACCCTCGCCGTCTCGGCTTATGAGAGCCTGCCGGCGCCGATGCGACGCCTGTGCGAGGGGCTGGAAATCTTCGTGGCTGATTTTGCGGATGCCGAGACGCTCGCCGCGGTCGGACTGTCCGACCCCTTTGAGCTGACCGGTGTCTATATTGGCGTCGACCTGTCGCAGAAATCCGTCTACGACCCGTCACCCGAGCCGGATCGTGTCATTCTCTTCCGCCGACCGATCCTTGATGAATGGGCGGACCACGGGGCGATAACACTTGGCGAACTGGTCACTCATGTGCTTGTGCACGAGATCGGTCACCATTTCGGGCTGTCCGACGAGGACATGCACCGGATCGAGGATGAGGGCTGA